ATTTGATCCTGTAATTGTTTTTTCTGTTGAATTTACTTTAATATCTAAATGGTAATATTTTAAATCCCACCAAGCTCTTTCTTTCGTAATGCTTCCGCGCAAAGTATCCTGATGAGTAAAATTCGTTTCAGAGGTATTGAGAAGCCCTTGTGCGTTGGTAGTCAGACCCGCTAAAAGGAAGATAAAAATGCAGCCAAAGTAGTTTTTCATTATTTAATTATTTGAAGTAAATATTGGTACTAGTACGAAATTAGTTAGCAACAAATGTAAACATTCAGATTAAGTTTTTTTGAAATTTTATGATTTCTATTTTAGTTAATTATCAGTAAAAGATGTTTTTTGCTATTTAATTTTAATCAAATCATGTTGCAAATCATTATTCTTCTTTATTTTAGTATTTTAAAAACATTTGTTTTATGAAATCGACTTCAATTTTATATGTTTTATTTTTAGTATTTTCTATAACGAGTTATTCTCAAATTATTCCGATTCATAAAATAAGCAAGAACCTCATTATTGATGGGGATTTATCAGATTGGAATATTCCTTTTTTAGGACCGTTTGTCGTTCATAATTCAGGAGTAAAAGGAACACAGAGCACGTTTGTTTCACTTTCGTGGAGTAATGAAAATCTTTACATTGCCTATCGTTCAAAAGATTCTAAAATTATAGGAGCATATAAGGAGAAAGATTCTCAAATATACAATACTGATGATTTAGTAGAAATTTTTATTGATCCTGATGGAAATGGTCAGAATTATGTTGAAATTGGAGTAAATGCTTTCTCAACTAATTATGATATGCTGATTGAATGTATTTCGCCTGATTGTGGCGGTTGGAAAACTTCGTTAGGATTTACAGTTTTGGGGATGGAAACTGTCAGTAAAATGACTTCAGAAGGTTTTTGTACTGAAATAAAAATTCCATTCTCGAGTTTAGAAAGTATTCAAAACGGAAATTTCAGTAAACCAAAAATCGGTACAAAATGGAATGGAAACGTTTTTAGAATTGATTATGGTAATTCTACAGAATATCTTGCTTTACAATATTATAGAAATTCTGAATTTGGTTTTCATCAACCAAAAGAATTTGCTGTTTTTGAATTTGTGGAGTAATGTCCCTAGCCCCGATAGTAATGGAAATCCTTTTGTGCCGGGGTTCGGCACAAAAGATTGTAATGAATAGCGGGATTAGCTCCTAAAAAAATTACTATTTCTGACGTCCTTTTAAAACATTGACAACATCATTCAATTGAAATCCTTTAGCTTGCAATAGAATTAGATAATGGAAAAGTAAATCGGCACTTTCGCTCAAGAATAAATCGTCGTTATCGTCTTTGGCTTCAATAACAACTTCTACAGCTTCCTCTCCTACTTTTTGAGCAATTTTATTGATTCCTTTTTCGAATAAAGATGCTACATAACTTTTCTCAGAATCAGCATTTTCTCTACGAATTTTTATTGTGTTTTCTAAATCAGAAATAAAACCGTAGCTCTCATTATTAGTTTCCTGCCAGCATGTATCTGCTCCTGTGTGACAAGTAGGTCCAACTGGTTTTGCCTGTATCAAAAAAGTATCATCATCACAATCATTTTTTATAGAAACTAAGTTTAAGAAGTTTCCGCTTTCCTCGCCTTTAGTCCAAAGTCTTTTTTTCGAACGGCTGTAAAAAGTTACTTTTTGAGTTTCTAAGGTTTTTTGATATGCCTCTTCATTCATATATCCCAGCATCAAAACATTCTTAGTTTCGCTATCTTGA
The Flavobacterium sp. 5 DNA segment above includes these coding regions:
- the hisIE gene encoding bifunctional phosphoribosyl-AMP cyclohydrolase/phosphoribosyl-ATP diphosphatase HisIE, whose amino-acid sequence is MKVDFSQMPHGLIPAIIQDSETKNVLMLGYMNEEAYQKTLETQKVTFYSRSKKRLWTKGEESGNFLNLVSIKNDCDDDTFLIQAKPVGPTCHTGADTCWQETNNESYGFISDLENTIKIRRENADSEKSYVASLFEKGINKIAQKVGEEAVEVVIEAKDDNDDLFLSESADLLFHYLILLQAKGFQLNDVVNVLKGRQK
- a CDS encoding carbohydrate-binding family 9-like protein, translated to MKSTSILYVLFLVFSITSYSQIIPIHKISKNLIIDGDLSDWNIPFLGPFVVHNSGVKGTQSTFVSLSWSNENLYIAYRSKDSKIIGAYKEKDSQIYNTDDLVEIFIDPDGNGQNYVEIGVNAFSTNYDMLIECISPDCGGWKTSLGFTVLGMETVSKMTSEGFCTEIKIPFSSLESIQNGNFSKPKIGTKWNGNVFRIDYGNSTEYLALQYYRNSEFGFHQPKEFAVFEFVE